The following coding sequences are from one Desulfatibacillum aliphaticivorans DSM 15576 window:
- the tkt gene encoding transketolase, with product MTQATTDALCVNTIRTLSMDAIQKANSGHPGAPMGMAPAAYVLFTRYLKHNPSNPEWHDRDRFVLSAGHASMLIYSLLHLTGYDLSLDDIKNFRQWGSRTPGHPEYGHTPGVETTTGPLGQGLANAVGMAMAERFLASYFNRPGHPVVSHHTYCYCGDGCMMEGITHEAASLAGHLGLSKLICLYDDNKISIEGSTDIAFTEDVKARFAAYKWQVITVEDGNDLDAIAKAIEEAQEDKDRPSLIAIRSHIAFGSPHKQDSSDAHGAPLGEEEILLTKKNLGWPETEPFFVPQEALDVFRQCVDKGAKAEAEWNDAMAAFSKAHPEIAEEFAPIMNGDLPDGWDADIPAFTPEDNVIATRAASGTVLNAIAPKLPTLIGGSADLAPSNKTFINGSGEFQVMNYQNRNIRFGVREHAMGAIMSGMALHKGIRPYGGTFLVFADYVRPAIRVAALMGAPTIYVFTHDSVAVGEDGPTHQPVEHLLSLRAIPNLTVIRPSDATETAEAWKQAITNNSGPTALILSRQKLPVIDRNRYSGAQGLAYGAYVVADAKGKDPDCILIASGSEVNLALQAREQLAEKGVEARVVSMPSWELFEKTTEEYRNRVLPPNVTKRLAIEAGTTLGWERYVGTDGKIIGIDRFGASAPGGEVLNKLGMNVDNVVKNALEL from the coding sequence ATGACCCAGGCAACCACAGACGCGCTGTGCGTCAACACCATCCGCACCCTTTCCATGGACGCGATTCAAAAGGCTAACTCCGGGCATCCCGGCGCCCCCATGGGAATGGCGCCCGCAGCCTATGTACTTTTCACCCGGTATCTCAAACACAACCCAAGCAACCCGGAATGGCATGACAGGGACCGCTTCGTGCTTTCCGCCGGGCATGCTTCCATGCTGATATACAGCCTGCTGCACCTCACCGGCTACGACCTCTCCCTGGACGACATCAAGAATTTCAGGCAATGGGGAAGCAGAACCCCGGGCCATCCTGAATACGGCCACACGCCCGGCGTGGAGACCACCACCGGCCCCCTGGGTCAGGGCCTTGCCAACGCCGTGGGCATGGCCATGGCCGAACGCTTTTTGGCCAGCTACTTCAACCGCCCGGGCCATCCCGTGGTTTCGCACCACACCTATTGCTACTGCGGCGACGGCTGCATGATGGAAGGCATCACCCACGAAGCCGCCTCTCTGGCCGGCCACCTGGGCCTTTCCAAGCTCATCTGCCTATACGACGACAACAAAATTTCCATTGAAGGCTCCACGGACATTGCTTTTACCGAAGACGTAAAAGCCCGGTTCGCCGCTTACAAGTGGCAGGTGATCACGGTGGAGGACGGCAACGACCTGGACGCCATCGCCAAGGCCATTGAAGAGGCTCAGGAAGACAAGGATCGCCCCAGCCTCATCGCCATTCGCAGCCATATCGCCTTTGGATCTCCCCATAAGCAGGATTCCTCCGACGCCCACGGCGCACCTTTGGGGGAAGAGGAAATACTCCTTACTAAAAAGAACCTGGGCTGGCCCGAAACCGAGCCTTTTTTCGTCCCCCAGGAAGCCCTGGACGTTTTCAGGCAATGCGTGGACAAGGGCGCCAAGGCCGAAGCCGAATGGAACGACGCCATGGCCGCTTTCTCCAAGGCGCATCCTGAGATCGCCGAGGAGTTCGCCCCCATCATGAACGGCGATTTGCCCGACGGATGGGATGCGGACATTCCGGCATTTACTCCTGAAGACAACGTCATCGCCACCCGGGCCGCCTCCGGCACGGTGCTGAACGCCATCGCGCCCAAGCTGCCCACCCTGATAGGCGGCTCCGCCGACCTGGCGCCGTCCAATAAGACTTTCATCAACGGGTCCGGCGAGTTCCAAGTCATGAACTACCAGAACCGCAACATCCGGTTCGGCGTACGCGAACACGCCATGGGCGCCATCATGTCGGGCATGGCTTTGCATAAGGGGATTCGCCCCTACGGCGGCACCTTTTTGGTCTTCGCCGATTACGTGCGGCCGGCCATCCGCGTGGCGGCCCTCATGGGCGCGCCGACCATTTATGTATTCACCCACGACAGCGTGGCCGTGGGCGAAGACGGCCCCACGCATCAGCCGGTGGAGCACCTGCTTTCCCTGCGGGCCATCCCCAACCTGACCGTGATCCGGCCTTCCGACGCCACGGAAACCGCCGAAGCCTGGAAGCAGGCTATCACCAACAATTCCGGCCCCACGGCTCTCATCCTTTCTCGCCAGAAACTGCCCGTCATCGATCGCAACCGTTATTCCGGCGCCCAGGGCCTGGCCTACGGCGCTTACGTAGTGGCCGACGCCAAGGGCAAAGATCCCGACTGCATCCTCATCGCCAGCGGCTCCGAGGTTAACCTGGCTCTCCAGGCCAGGGAGCAGTTGGCCGAAAAAGGCGTGGAAGCCCGCGTGGTATCCATGCCCAGTTGGGAGCTTTTCGAGAAAACCACCGAGGAATACCGCAACCGGGTTCTGCCGCCCAACGTCACCAAGCGCCTGGCTATTGAGGCTGGAACCACCCTGGGCTGGGAGCGCTACGTGGGAACCGATGGAAAAATCATCGGCATTGACCGGTTTGGCGCCTCCGCCCCCGGCGGCGAGGTTCTGAACAAACTGGGCATGAACGTGGATAACGTGGTGAAAAACGCCCTGGAACTGTAA